In Aquila chrysaetos chrysaetos unplaced genomic scaffold, bAquChr1.4, whole genome shotgun sequence, the genomic window ttcaGCACTCAGCCTCTAGTAAACCTAAAAACAGACATGGGATCAGAGGTTCCTTTGTTAAGGGGGAATTTGAGTGGTTTTTTCTCACCAGCTTGTGCTACAGAAAGGAGTCACCTAAATCCCACTGGATTTACCCGGCCCTTGGCATGTCACTTGGGTTGTGCCCCCACCTCAAGGTTGACTGCTCGAATGCAACAGCTTCTCCTGGAGACTTTGGGGTTAGAAAGGGGATTCCGGAGAAATCGCTGTCTTTCCGAGACTTATCGAAACATGGGTTATCCCAGCTCTGCATTTACCTGTTTTGAGCAGTTTCCAGCAGCTGTCTACATCCCCAGCTTGGCTTCATTTCCTTTGGATTTGGGGGTTtatgctgaaagcagaaaaatgtggGCAGCTCCAGGGGGATGATGCCTCCCTCCATAAGCAACTAAAGCAGGGGATCAACCAAGAGATCCAACTCTTAACAAGCCCGATCCCACCCTGAAAGCAAAATCCTGCTTAGGAAAGTATGTTATAccttgtgctttgttttttgggggagcATCTCTGGTGTTTTTGCCACCCCCTTTGCCAGAGGGGGTTTTTAATGTTGCATTTTGAGCATTCGCAGGAGCACAAATCCACGTGGATCTCCTGCAAATTTGCCTCTAGAAATACCAAACAGGCCAGTTGTGATTTTTGTAGCTGAATGCAACAGGTTTAGTGTGTCCCGCATCACCAGCTCCATTTTTCTCACCTCTCTGCAGCAGGATGGGAGCAGCATTAAGACCCAAAGTGCTTCTAGAAAACACCCCCAAAATTAACCAGCGCCCTGCAGATTGCAAGCATATCATATCCTTTTGCTCTTTGCTCTGCTTAAAAGCaggttggaaaggaaaaaatatatatttatatatatatattagtcCAGGCTAGCAACAGCACTACTCCGGcgccaggaggaggaggctgcgTTCCCCAATAGAAGATGACCTTCCGGCACCTTCCTTTCTCACCCCAAGCTGCTCCACAccttaaaaaaagcagctttgctttcagaaacagtTCTTTGTGGGCTTCCACAGCAGGTGGAAGAGCAGAGTGAGGAGAGACAAGACAGCTGGGGCACAACTGCGAGGGTGGGTATTTAGCTGTGACTCCAGACACAAAAACCACCGCCACTGCCAGTCTCTCAGCTTGCTTTTGCTCcgggggtggaaaaaaaaaccaccttaatGCTGCAAGGACAGGGACCGGCCATGGCATTGACCACTGTCTACGCCAAGCCAGATGTGCCACCGCGCTCAGCTCCCGGCGGCTGCAGGAAACTTCCCGGTAAGTGAATTTGCTCAGTGCCATTGCACAGCGGGTGCTGGGCTCCTCCTGACCTCACGGAATTTCTCCTCGGTGACAGAGGGGGTTTGGAGGAGCTGATATCCCCAATGCTACTGGACCCCTACCCTGCAGGAAAGCAAGGATTTCCCATGGCCTTTCCATCTGTTTCCCGAGCTGATGGTGGCCAAAACCCCATGCTTTGCTCTCGAGCAGGTTCGCTACCTATCTCCAGCCTGGGGCAGAGCGATGGCACAAGCCGGTTTCTCTCCCATAGCCTGATTTGCTTGGAAAGGGGGGGAAAATATGGCCAAGCCCCAAGGACACCCCTACCCCTCCACACAGGCCTTCATgtgctcatctttttttttttttttttttttttttttttagctcagcAAGGCTGAGCAGGAGCCATGCAGCAACCGGCAACCTCTCCCCATCACTTCAGGCATCCCAAGGACTTTGCTTTGggtccttcccttccccagggcaCCTCTGGGTGCAGCacggggaggagaggagctgagCTCCCAGCTCCGAGGCTTTGCAGGCTTGCTTGCTGTGATATCCCCCGTCAAGCAAGCAAGGCAGCTTGTGGGTTTTCTCAGCTCTGTTGCTCCCACAGACACTTGCAAGATTTTCTCACTAAGCAGAGCGACATGGAGGTACCTGCCTGCTGAAACAAAGGGTGTTAAAAACAGGGCAAAGACCACGGAAGAGCTGCTTCCTCCCTCACTCCCAGTATGGGTCCTTTTGCAGGTCCTTGGTGGTactgggtgctgctgggagctggatGGGTCGGGACCGCAGTCCTGGCAGGCGttgtgctgtggctgctgcagcaACACGGTGAGTGGCAGGGTCTGTCATCCAAAATGGTGAAAAATCTCCCCAAATCTATCacatcccagccccagcctgggctgGAGCAGATTTTGTCCTTATTTCTAgcagggagcagctcctgggcaATTTCTGCCCCTGGCAGCGGCTATCCCCActgggcaggagggggaaagcTGCCGGCATGTCCCCAGTGGACACACACAGGCTGATTTAAGTGTTTTTGGAGCCTGTTCTGATACAGGTCCCTTTCTCTACACTGATGGTGGTTGCAAAGACCCCAGGGGTCCCCCCCCCAGAGAGTCCTGTCCCCAGGCAGCACTCTGCTCCATGCCCAAGGGCTGCTTTGCGCAGGGGCTGCGCCCCAGCAGTCGCATCCTCTGGTCTCAATGCAGCAGCACCAAGCTGCAGGTCAAACCCATCGTCATTTCAGGTGGAAATGGCCCCATCCTGAGCCAGGGCTCATACTCCTGGGAAACTTGCCCGACCAATACCAGCCGATGGAACATCTCGGAGTGCGAATGCCCCCTGAGGTACTTCAGGCGGCAGCTGAGACAACGGCTGTGTGAGCAAGGAAGCCGCCATGCAACAGGTACCACGGCTCAAGCATCACCCACAGCTTCGGGGCTGTGGGTGGAGACCCCATCTCGTTGGGGATGCCGGAGGGTTGTTGTCCCCTTTCCACGTGGAAGGGGGACAACAAGGCCAGGAACATTGGGAAAGCACcccaagacccccccccccccccccgtcctccCAACTGCTGTCACCATCCACATCACCCTCTCCCTGCACCACCCCATGCCCTCAGCACCTTCCTCCGTTGCTCCTCTTGCTTTCCCCCCATACCAGGGGAGATTTTTCCAGCATGGGCACAACCCACTTTTCCCAAAAAAGGCACCTGGAGGGGCTCAAACAACAGGAAAAGCCTCCAGTGTCCCAGGGGGGGTTGCAAAAGCCCCTTGCCCCGTGGCACCCGTGGGGCCAGGGACCACTCACACTCATCCTCTGCTGCAGACACCTCGGTTTGCCGGCTGTGTCCCGCCGGCTGGCAGCCATTCGCAGCCAAGTGCTACTGGGTTTCCACAAAAACCGGAGCCTGGGAGGTGGCGGCAGAGAACTGTTCAAACCAGCAATCTCAGCTGGTCATGCTGAAGAGCGTGGAGGAGAAGGTAACTAACTGCGGGGGAAAGGCTCGAGCGTTGCGCCGCCTTTGGCTTTTTTAAGCTTTGCTTTCCACAAAAAGCCACACAGCCCCCAGACTGTCCTTCCTGGCTTGCAAAGCATCCAAGCCCACGCTGCCAGGCAGGATTTCAGGGAAAAACCCCAGAAACATGAGCTGAGAGGAGATGAAAGGAGAAGGGCAAAAACATGCCACCCCATACATGAGCTTCCAGGCTCCTCTATCACCCCAAAAAACACTGTTCCCCTGCCCATCATGTCCAGAACACTCTTCCACCTCTTCCAAAGAACCCACCGACCTCTCCAGCCCCCCCAGTCTGCAGCTGGGATGTGCCAAGCTCATCCCAGACCAGACCCCCACGGGTAGGATCAGgtctccatccctcctctcccaggCTTTTGTCAGGGACATGATCGGAAACACCTCCAGAGCTTGGCTGGGGCTGAGCGTCAACCAGATGAGAGGGAAAAATTGGACGTGGAAGGATGGATCCCCTTTACAGGAAGCCTTGTGAGTACTGTCCCGCTCCGGTTCATGAGCAGGTTGCAAGAACCATGTACAGGGGAAATATTTCCCAGCCTGATGCTCACCACAGACCTGGCTACTCCAAAAATCCCTCTGGAGCCAGCAGCAAGGCTCACGGGAGCAAATTAAACCAGAGTGATGCAGGTCTGGtctctgcagcccagctgctgaagaaggagaagaaaggaaaaagcgATTAAACCGTTATTGCTATTTTACACCCAAATGCAAAGTGCAAAGGCAGGGAAATTTCAACCCATTAAAAAGCGGGAAGATTGCCCCAGTGGTAGTATTTTTCACACGGGGGTGCTGTGGTAGCCACAGTGACCCCAGTAGATGGAAAAAAGATTCTGATAGAGCTAATATTTATTAGACAAGTAATACACAAatgggggtgtggggaggagaAACAAGTTTTTGGGGGAGCACAGACTCCCCCAacacagctggaaaaacaaGAGGCTGGTACCTTCCCGTGCTCACAGCTGAGTGGACAACTGCTGACCTGGTTcgggttttgggggggaaaaaacacccCAATGAGATAAATACTGTCACTGGAAACACAGTGCCCAAGCGCAGGACGCCAGGCTGATTGCCAGCACGGTGCTTTTGAGGTTCCCGGTGCAGGGTCCCATGAAGGCAGACGCTTGTATCGCGATTTGGAAGAATCAGCTGCACTCCCACATCTGCAGCACTTTGTTCCACTGGATTTGCCAGAAAGAGGCCACCGAGATTTAAGCCAGAGGAAACAACATGAGGAACAACGGAGACAGACTTGGTACCGGGCATCTCGCCGGGATGCCAAAACACATCCCAGAGCAGGACTCGGAAGCAATTCTGTTTCGTTTCTCCACTTTGCATTTCTGCCCCtcacctccagctcctccaaaTCCACCAAAGAACAAATacaccaaaaccagcaggaCTGAGCTTTGCAGCACGGCACCTGCCAGCAAAGCAGAGAGTTTTCCAAGCCTCTTGGATATTCCCAAGTCTGCAAAACTGGAAAGACTCTAGTGGTCAGACTAAAGTAAGGATCCTTTGGTCACGGCTCTGTGTCATCGTCATGAGGagtttctgcttctgtaagctaaaattaaatcaaatctgTGCTGTTGCGAGACGCTCACTACCATGTTGTGTAGGGTTAATAGCAGCTTG contains:
- the LOC115337914 gene encoding killer cell lectin-like receptor subfamily F member 1; the encoded protein is MLQGQGPAMALTTVYAKPDVPPRSAPGGCRKLPGPWWYWVLLGAGWVGTAVLAGVVLWLLQQHGGNGPILSQGSYSWETCPTNTSRWNISECECPLRYFRRQLRQRLCEQGSRHATDTSVCRLCPAGWQPFAAKCYWVSTKTGAWEVAAENCSNQQSQLVMLKSVEEKAFVRDMIGNTSRAWLGLSVNQMRGKNWTWKDGSPLQEAL